In Caproiciproducens sp. NJN-50, the following are encoded in one genomic region:
- a CDS encoding glycosyltransferase family 2 protein gives MDRIAVLIPCYNEVRTVAKVIEDFKRELPQAVIYVYDNNSTDGTDRAAREAGAVVRYEYRQGKGQVIRSMFRDIDAECYLMTDGDDTYPAECAKEMVGLILNNQAEMVIGDRLSATYFEENPRPFHNIGNTLVKKTINFLFHTNVSDILTGYRAFSYEFVKTFPVLSKGFEIETEMTIHALDKNLGISSVVVPYRDRPAGSESKLNTYSDGAKVLRTIFRLYKNCRPLPFFGFAAALMLLIGVILILPVFVEYFRTGLVPRLPTLIVSCFLTLGSILSFFCGLVLDVLVQKNKQDFELRLNECHEMRRMRRMRR, from the coding sequence ATGGACAGAATCGCAGTATTGATACCATGCTATAATGAAGTGCGTACGGTGGCGAAGGTCATTGAAGATTTCAAGCGGGAATTGCCACAAGCTGTCATCTATGTTTATGACAACAATTCGACCGATGGAACAGACCGCGCCGCAAGGGAAGCGGGAGCCGTTGTCCGCTACGAATACCGTCAGGGGAAGGGACAGGTGATTCGCAGCATGTTTCGCGACATCGACGCCGAATGCTACCTTATGACCGACGGAGACGACACTTATCCGGCGGAATGCGCAAAAGAAATGGTTGGTCTGATTTTGAATAACCAGGCGGAAATGGTGATCGGAGACCGTCTTTCGGCTACCTATTTTGAGGAAAATCCACGTCCGTTTCACAACATCGGAAACACACTGGTGAAAAAGACCATCAATTTTCTTTTTCATACAAATGTCAGTGATATTCTGACCGGCTACCGCGCTTTCAGCTACGAGTTTGTCAAAACATTCCCGGTTTTATCGAAAGGATTTGAAATCGAAACGGAAATGACAATCCACGCACTCGACAAAAATCTCGGAATCTCAAGCGTCGTTGTCCCCTACCGGGACAGGCCCGCCGGCAGCGAATCGAAACTGAACACCTACTCCGACGGCGCCAAGGTCCTGCGAACGATTTTTCGTCTGTACAAAAACTGCCGTCCTCTTCCCTTTTTCGGATTTGCCGCGGCATTGATGCTCTTGATCGGCGTGATTCTGATTCTTCCGGTTTTCGTTGAATATTTCAGAACAGGGCTTGTCCCCCGCCTCCCCACCTTGATTGTCAGCTGCTTTTTGACACTAGGCTCCATCCTTTCGTTTTTCTGCGGATTGGTCCTCGACGTGTTGGTACAAAAAAACAAGCAGGATTTTGAATTGCGCCTGAACGAATGCCACGAGATGCGCCGGATGCGCCGGATGCGCCGTTAA
- a CDS encoding alpha/beta-type small acid-soluble spore protein, protein MSSSNKHVVPEAREALDKFKMEAASEVGVNLKQGYNGDLSTKEAGSVGGQMVKNMIKKYEESMK, encoded by the coding sequence ATGTCTAGTAGTAACAAACACGTCGTGCCGGAAGCCCGTGAAGCTCTTGATAAGTTTAAGATGGAAGCTGCGTCCGAAGTCGGCGTAAACCTGAAGCAGGGCTACAACGGAGATCTTTCCACGAAGGAAGCCGGTTCTGTCGGCGGCCAGATGGTTAAAAACATGATCAAGAAATATGAGGAAAGCATGAAATAA
- a CDS encoding SDR family oxidoreductase: MADVKSPYQNAPAATPTDFPVQHQERQPGRQQQMNPQPVTDNPAARGSGKLQGRVAVITGGDSGIGQAVADAFAKEGADIVIAYLEEQEDADRTCEMVKAAGRRCTAVKCDLRQELCAKQVIDQTISDFGRIDLLVNNIAVQFPQNEIGQISSEQLKNTFETNFFSCFYMVQAALPHMGQGCSIINTTSITAYQGSPTLIDYSATKGAIVSFTRSLSQSLAPKGIRVNAVAPGPVWTPLIPSSFDGQRVSEFGKNMPLGRAAQPFEIAPAYVYLASDDSACMTGQVLHVNCGAITES; this comes from the coding sequence ATGGCAGACGTAAAAAGTCCTTATCAAAACGCTCCGGCGGCGACACCTACAGATTTTCCGGTTCAGCACCAGGAAAGGCAGCCCGGCCGCCAGCAGCAGATGAATCCTCAGCCGGTAACCGACAATCCGGCCGCCCGCGGCAGCGGAAAACTGCAGGGACGCGTCGCGGTTATTACGGGTGGGGACAGCGGAATCGGACAAGCGGTTGCGGATGCTTTCGCAAAAGAAGGCGCGGACATTGTGATTGCTTATCTGGAGGAGCAAGAGGACGCGGACAGGACCTGTGAGATGGTGAAAGCCGCGGGCCGGCGCTGCACGGCGGTCAAATGCGACCTGCGGCAGGAGCTCTGCGCGAAACAGGTCATTGACCAAACGATATCTGACTTCGGCAGGATCGACCTTTTAGTCAACAATATCGCTGTTCAGTTTCCGCAAAACGAGATTGGGCAGATTTCCTCCGAACAACTGAAGAACACATTTGAGACTAACTTTTTCAGCTGCTTTTATATGGTTCAGGCGGCCCTGCCTCACATGGGTCAAGGATGCTCTATCATTAACACCACTTCGATCACTGCGTATCAGGGCAGCCCTACGCTGATCGATTATTCCGCGACCAAGGGGGCCATTGTCTCCTTTACAAGGTCGCTTTCCCAGTCGCTTGCGCCGAAAGGGATCCGGGTCAACGCCGTGGCGCCCGGGCCGGTCTGGACGCCGCTGATTCCCTCCAGTTTCGATGGGCAGAGAGTCTCCGAGTTCGGCAAAAATATGCCGCTTGGCCGTGCAGCGCAGCCGTTTGAAATTGCGCCGGCTTACGTGTACCTCGCTTCCGACGATTCAGCCTGTATGACCGGTCAGGTGCTTCATGTCAACTGCGGCGCGATTACGGAAAGCTGA
- a CDS encoding helix-turn-helix transcriptional regulator has protein sequence MTDSELLNSYYPLISFLAELCGPGCEVLLNDVSTPERAVVAIAGGCHSGREIGSPMTDFARDIVTNKTYQDSDYISNYTGAGKGKNFMSSTFFIKNGDRLVGLLCVNRDMSLLTQTENAFELLKKQYNLVMPSEEVQEVLDAPVSMILQNMVRAAISESCTLPDRLKKSEKEAIVIKLKNQGVLRMKGAVAEIARQLRISEPTVYRYINSEKT, from the coding sequence ATGACAGACAGTGAATTATTGAACAGCTATTACCCTCTCATTTCCTTTCTCGCGGAGTTGTGCGGTCCGGGCTGCGAAGTACTGCTGAATGACGTTTCAACGCCGGAGAGGGCGGTTGTCGCCATCGCGGGCGGCTGCCATTCCGGCAGGGAGATCGGCAGTCCGATGACTGATTTTGCCAGAGATATCGTCACAAATAAAACTTATCAGGATAGCGATTATATTTCGAATTATACCGGAGCGGGCAAAGGAAAAAATTTTATGTCCAGTACCTTTTTTATCAAAAATGGGGACCGTCTTGTCGGTCTGCTTTGCGTCAACCGGGACATGAGTTTGCTGACTCAGACGGAGAATGCGTTTGAACTGTTGAAGAAGCAGTACAATCTGGTCATGCCTTCGGAAGAAGTTCAGGAAGTGCTGGATGCTCCGGTGTCCATGATCTTACAAAACATGGTGCGTGCGGCAATCAGCGAATCGTGCACGCTGCCTGACCGCCTTAAGAAAAGCGAGAAGGAAGCGATCGTAATCAAGCTGAAGAACCAGGGAGTTTTGCGCATGAAGGGCGCGGTTGCGGAAATCGCGCGTCAGCTGCGTATTTCTGAGCCCACCGTTTACCGCTACATCAATTCCGAGAAAACGTAA
- a CDS encoding cold-shock protein, with amino-acid sequence MNKGTVKWFNAEKGYGFISNDDGGEDVFVHFSAIQSDGYKTLSEGQKVSYDTETDARNGKLRAANVTVIE; translated from the coding sequence ATGAATAAAGGCACAGTAAAATGGTTTAATGCGGAAAAAGGTTATGGATTTATTTCCAACGACGATGGCGGCGAAGATGTGTTCGTACACTTTTCTGCTATTCAGTCTGACGGATATAAGACTCTTTCCGAAGGTCAGAAGGTCTCTTATGATACCGAAACAGATGCCCGCAACGGCAAGCTGCGCGCGGCTAATGTGACCGTGATCGAGTAA
- a CDS encoding flavin reductase family protein: MPMTELPLEKAFMLIEPGPVMLVTTRDHERNNIMTITWHMVMDFTPKIALTTGPWNYSFQALTHTGECVLAVPAIDLAEKAVSIGDCSGCEVDKFEKFGLTPLPAASVHAPLISECLACVECRVTDYLESQGIFVLQGVKAWIDRERKERRTFHANGDGTFVVDGETVNLRGLMEDKLPPGV, translated from the coding sequence ATGCCGATGACAGAGCTGCCGTTGGAAAAAGCGTTTATGCTGATTGAGCCGGGGCCGGTAATGCTGGTCACAACCAGGGATCACGAGCGGAATAACATCATGACCATCACATGGCACATGGTAATGGATTTTACCCCCAAGATCGCCCTGACGACCGGTCCATGGAATTATTCCTTTCAGGCTTTGACACATACTGGAGAATGCGTCCTGGCGGTTCCTGCAATCGATCTTGCGGAAAAAGCGGTGTCGATCGGGGACTGTTCCGGCTGTGAGGTGGACAAATTCGAAAAATTCGGTCTGACTCCTTTGCCGGCCGCCAGTGTGCATGCTCCTCTGATTTCAGAGTGCCTTGCCTGCGTCGAATGCCGTGTCACGGACTATTTGGAATCTCAAGGTATTTTTGTCCTGCAGGGGGTTAAGGCCTGGATTGACAGGGAACGGAAAGAACGGCGGACTTTTCATGCCAACGGCGACGGCACCTTTGTTGTAGACGGAGAGACCGTCAACCTGCGGGGCCTAATGGAAGACAAACTTCCGCCCGGGGTCTGA